A window of the Butyricimonas faecalis genome harbors these coding sequences:
- a CDS encoding SusC/RagA family TonB-linked outer membrane protein: MKKNRECYSRSSGMRKILWTMRFLALFLFCTAMHLSASVHSQNVVFSFNLKNATFEDLMKEIRQHSDYYFIYKDSEVAQVTKLNKRFKSVSIDEVLEECLKGTDLTYSVEDRLIIIKKNQVVAVRDTTAKNKVRLIKGKVVDEMEKPLPGVTVVVRGTNTGVVTSADGLFSVALPADTVTLVFTFVGMETQVVKISPLKPGEVRKDLRVVMKEDKIALEDVVVTGYANIKKSSFTGTATQVSREDVLKVAGRNVIDALQVFDPSLRIMKNNLMGSDPNTLPEFYVRGRSGITGVKELDALEATDVSQFAITNNPNTPIFILDGFEVSVEKVYDFDVNRIKDITILKDAAATAMYGSRASNGVVVIETIAPRPGRFVVSYSGNYEITAPDLSSYNMMNAQQNLETEWAAGVYEGNPNSANYERDEAYKYGIYLDKKDVILAGGDYYWMSQPLTTMFNHKHSVYVEGGSDVIRFGIELRYDNQNGVMKKSLRDRIGTGLTLEYRYKGFQMQNKISYDIMTSKASPYGSFGDYTNKHPYESWEDKDGKLLKKLPLRNYGETFINPLYEATLGNFNKSNYKEWTDNLALNWYVNDYWLVKGQFAISYKLDKSEVFTDPESAKYKDSATAFLRGELTEAETTTTRWNTNVFTAYNRLFGLHNLNFSLGFNATYSNISYSYTHYRGFPDAYRHSPAYAYEVVKKPTFTDNKTRLFGVFLMMNYSYNDIYLADFSFRYDGSSEFGTDNKWAPFWSVGTGINVHNYAFLKGSKWINQFRIKGNVGQTGKSNFQPYMARNTYEVLLDDWYQTGIGASLVYMGNEDLTWEKQLSWNIGTDIVTWNNRVTLGFDYYYKKTIDLVTEVSLPTSSGFTKYTDNMGEILNEGVELDLNVRAYSDKDWDVIVFGNLAHNKNKILKISESLKQYNERIDEYFQDYYSSSGTPSEDSKYAKPFMKYEEGSSLTAIYGMKSMGINPANGQEVYVKRDGTLTYTWESNEQQKIGDTEPKIQGAFGLNVRYRNFTLYTTFLYEYGGDEYNSTLVNNVENANLIKYNADKRVSSDRWQKVGDVTPLKDIKDRLYVTRSTSRFVQKNNNVVFNSLSVGYDVNPVWLRKIHLSSLKLQFNMKDIATMSTIKREMGLNYPFARTFTFTLNASF; encoded by the coding sequence ATGAAAAAAAATCGAGAATGCTATTCCCGCTCGTCGGGGATGCGAAAAATTTTATGGACTATGCGTTTTCTAGCTCTTTTTCTTTTTTGTACAGCCATGCATTTATCTGCATCAGTACATTCGCAAAATGTCGTTTTTAGTTTTAACTTGAAAAATGCCACATTTGAGGATCTCATGAAGGAGATTCGTCAACACAGCGACTATTATTTTATCTACAAGGATAGCGAAGTGGCTCAGGTGACGAAACTAAACAAGCGGTTCAAATCTGTGAGTATCGACGAGGTGCTTGAAGAGTGTCTGAAAGGTACCGATTTAACCTATTCTGTCGAGGATCGGTTGATTATCATTAAAAAGAATCAAGTCGTGGCAGTACGAGATACCACGGCGAAAAACAAGGTCCGGTTGATTAAAGGAAAGGTTGTGGACGAGATGGAGAAACCGTTACCGGGTGTGACGGTCGTGGTGAGGGGAACGAACACGGGGGTAGTAACGAGTGCGGATGGTCTTTTTAGTGTCGCTTTACCCGCGGATACCGTTACATTGGTGTTTACCTTCGTGGGGATGGAGACTCAGGTGGTTAAAATATCACCGTTGAAACCGGGCGAGGTGCGTAAAGATTTGCGTGTCGTGATGAAGGAGGATAAGATCGCTTTGGAGGATGTGGTGGTGACCGGATACGCGAATATCAAGAAGTCTAGTTTCACGGGAACGGCCACGCAAGTGAGTCGGGAGGATGTGTTGAAAGTGGCGGGGCGGAACGTGATCGATGCCCTGCAGGTGTTTGATCCATCACTGCGAATCATGAAGAATAATCTGATGGGATCGGACCCGAATACTTTACCGGAGTTCTACGTGAGAGGACGGTCGGGAATTACGGGTGTGAAAGAACTGGATGCTTTGGAGGCTACTGACGTGTCACAGTTCGCGATAACCAATAACCCGAATACTCCTATATTCATTTTGGATGGGTTTGAGGTGTCTGTGGAGAAAGTATATGATTTTGACGTGAACAGAATCAAGGATATCACGATATTGAAGGATGCGGCGGCCACGGCCATGTATGGTTCAAGGGCTTCTAACGGTGTTGTCGTGATTGAAACAATAGCTCCCCGTCCCGGACGTTTCGTGGTGAGTTATAGCGGTAATTACGAGATCACGGCTCCTGATTTAAGTAGTTATAATATGATGAATGCCCAACAGAATTTGGAAACCGAATGGGCTGCCGGGGTTTATGAGGGGAACCCTAATAGTGCAAATTATGAACGAGATGAGGCCTACAAGTACGGGATCTATTTGGACAAAAAGGATGTGATTTTGGCAGGAGGAGATTATTACTGGATGTCACAGCCGTTGACGACGATGTTTAACCATAAGCATAGTGTTTATGTTGAGGGTGGGTCAGATGTCATCCGGTTTGGCATAGAATTGCGCTATGATAATCAGAACGGTGTGATGAAGAAATCTTTGCGTGACCGAATTGGTACGGGCTTGACACTTGAATATCGTTACAAAGGTTTCCAGATGCAGAACAAGATTTCTTATGATATCATGACTTCGAAAGCATCGCCTTATGGCTCTTTTGGAGATTACACGAACAAACATCCTTATGAATCTTGGGAAGATAAAGATGGAAAGTTGCTCAAGAAATTACCACTGCGTAATTATGGCGAAACTTTTATCAATCCTTTGTATGAGGCAACATTGGGTAATTTTAACAAGAGTAATTACAAGGAGTGGACGGATAATTTGGCTTTAAATTGGTACGTGAATGATTATTGGTTAGTGAAAGGACAGTTCGCGATCAGCTATAAGTTGGATAAGAGCGAGGTGTTTACCGATCCGGAATCAGCCAAGTACAAGGATAGTGCAACGGCATTTCTACGGGGTGAGTTGACAGAAGCCGAGACGACAACAACCCGGTGGAATACGAATGTGTTTACTGCTTATAATCGTTTGTTCGGGTTACATAATTTGAATTTCTCTTTAGGATTCAACGCGACATATTCCAATATTTCTTACTCCTACACACATTATCGGGGATTCCCGGATGCTTACAGGCACTCTCCGGCGTATGCTTATGAGGTCGTGAAGAAACCGACGTTTACTGACAACAAGACCCGTTTGTTCGGAGTGTTCCTAATGATGAATTATAGTTATAATGATATTTATCTGGCTGATTTTTCATTCCGTTATGATGGGTCGTCCGAATTCGGAACGGATAATAAATGGGCTCCTTTCTGGTCTGTCGGGACGGGAATAAATGTACATAATTATGCTTTCTTAAAAGGAAGTAAGTGGATAAACCAGTTCCGGATAAAGGGGAATGTGGGCCAGACCGGTAAATCGAATTTCCAACCTTACATGGCCCGGAATACTTACGAAGTATTATTGGACGATTGGTACCAGACGGGTATCGGGGCCAGCTTGGTTTATATGGGAAATGAGGACTTGACTTGGGAGAAGCAATTGTCTTGGAATATCGGTACGGATATCGTCACGTGGAATAACCGGGTGACTTTAGGGTTTGATTACTACTACAAGAAAACAATTGATTTGGTGACAGAAGTTTCTCTTCCAACGTCTTCCGGTTTCACGAAGTATACGGATAATATGGGTGAGATCTTGAATGAAGGAGTTGAGCTTGATTTGAACGTGCGGGCTTATAGTGATAAAGATTGGGATGTTATCGTGTTCGGAAATTTGGCTCATAATAAGAATAAGATACTGAAGATTTCAGAGTCTTTGAAACAGTACAACGAACGGATTGATGAGTATTTCCAGGATTATTATTCATCATCCGGAACGCCTTCCGAGGATTCGAAGTATGCCAAACCGTTTATGAAGTACGAGGAGGGAAGTTCCTTGACGGCGATTTACGGGATGAAGTCCATGGGTATTAATCCGGCTAATGGCCAGGAGGTTTACGTGAAACGGGATGGTACATTGACATACACGTGGGAGTCGAATGAACAACAGAAAATCGGGGATACCGAGCCGAAGATACAAGGGGCTTTCGGGCTGAATGTGCGTTATCGGAATTTTACACTTTACACGACGTTCCTTTATGAATATGGTGGTGACGAGTACAACTCGACTTTGGTGAATAACGTGGAGAACGCGAACTTAATTAAATATAACGCGGATAAAAGGGTGAGTTCAGATCGTTGGCAGAAGGTCGGGGATGTTACTCCTTTAAAGGATATAAAAGATCGTTTGTACGTGACTCGTTCAACTTCTCGTTTTGTGCAGAAGAATAATAACGTGGTCTTTAATTCTCTTTCTGTCGGCTATGACGTTAATCCTGTATGGTTGCGGAAAATACACTTGAGTTCGTTGAAGTTACAGTTTAATATGAAAGATATTGCGACAATGTCAACGATTAAACGGGAGATGGGGTTAAATTATCCGTTCGCCAGGACATTTACGTTTACTTTAAATGCTAGTTTCTAA
- a CDS encoding RNA polymerase sigma factor, with the protein MEDIELDILQNLNKGKECALKEIYRLFFHALCAFGTRFVKNDAAVVDIVQEVFIKVWARRTDFQSIYSLRSFMYLSVRNACLNYNRDYARVRKISFNDSELETFAEVRENDFMIEEDVHRQIRNEVERLPEAMRKVFNLTLLDMSIPEIAKTLDISENTVRNQRARAREILRARLQDKIFFLLLLSDIC; encoded by the coding sequence ATGGAAGATATAGAATTAGATATACTTCAAAATTTGAACAAAGGTAAAGAGTGTGCGCTAAAGGAGATTTACCGTCTGTTCTTTCATGCACTATGTGCATTTGGAACCCGTTTCGTGAAGAATGATGCAGCGGTGGTGGATATAGTGCAGGAGGTATTTATAAAAGTATGGGCTCGAAGAACCGATTTCCAATCTATTTATTCATTACGTTCATTCATGTATCTTTCAGTTCGTAATGCTTGTTTGAATTATAACCGTGATTATGCAAGGGTGAGAAAAATTTCTTTTAATGACTCGGAGTTGGAGACATTTGCGGAAGTGCGGGAGAATGATTTTATGATAGAGGAGGATGTGCATCGTCAGATTCGTAATGAGGTGGAGCGTTTGCCGGAGGCGATGCGGAAAGTTTTTAATTTGACGTTATTGGATATGTCCATACCTGAGATTGCAAAGACCTTGGATATTTCGGAAAATACGGTGCGTAATCAACGGGCGCGGGCCAGGGAAATTCTACGGGCTAGGCTGCAAGACAAAATATTCTTTTTGTTATTATTATCTGATATTTGTTAG
- a CDS encoding sensor histidine kinase yields the protein MKVFLLFVLFFGCGELGYAQRVEGSVDTPLEIRRVLFVSSYHPEQVWERKVLNGVRKQLERTGYNIDLRVVYLDSKRLTSTEVRNSLLEAQLREIKGKLDLIIVLDEEANKALFSLDIPLVKETPIVFCGVMQYSKKSGFDQVTGVICAIDYEQLFLLGRKLFPEAQKVYVFSDLSGAGRVHEALARQQLSKYCERFPIIFAGDTISNVNSFIKELQEVYPLSFVILTTWQHGKRGVYLDPDIYYSMYAHECPVPIFTVMDNGLGKGIFGGMVTFADQMGVMAGKIGKRILNGEQAKAIPIDTVRPVPVFDENQLKRWQVERKDLPGKSLIINERDVFWRTYGNYIWIAGVVFVLLLLLVLVLVLSHLRYREMLHRSVFLEQSALRMAEMLKKKTEILSNTLSSMSEGILVVDKTLRVIELNHASVVGLGCEGNVIGKSLKEICEINRDQVGDGIEDFVRKVMRENKRRELALNTVLISCGVPVQQVTGSVSPLLNENGDVNGAVIMLRDVTREWQQQTFLRISINALQAYSWCYDMDNNIMTIGESFSKDEALNRDLSTIEKYMAHIHPDDRGELLTCLKGIAKGELKEFVVVFRVDYLYPGEYRWLENRGVVESVEMSDGRKAKYVYGMGIDINRYKVAEEEMAIAMGKAEESDRLKSAFVANISHEIRTPLNSIVGFANLMVEEGISSEERKLSSDMITNNSLTLLGLLDDVLDLSRLEAGMDKVFFSECDLHFLVHSMLDIGHLNMEQDVKLINEGPQEGLWVMTDEVKLTKVFMNLIGNAKKFTTQGHIVVGAKITSDDVWVECWVKDTGIGISPENLEHIFDRFYKVNEFKQGTGLGLSICGAIIELLEGQIWVESVLGEGTTFYFRIPYQKPKEEGI from the coding sequence ATGAAAGTCTTTCTATTGTTTGTACTGTTCTTTGGGTGTGGGGAGTTGGGATATGCCCAGCGTGTTGAAGGGAGTGTTGATACTCCTTTAGAAATCAGACGGGTTTTGTTTGTTAGCTCGTATCATCCGGAACAAGTGTGGGAACGTAAGGTGTTGAATGGGGTGAGAAAACAGCTTGAACGGACGGGATACAATATAGATTTGAGGGTAGTTTATTTGGATTCTAAACGGCTGACAAGTACAGAGGTGAGAAATTCTTTATTAGAGGCACAATTACGGGAGATTAAGGGAAAGTTGGATTTGATAATTGTTTTGGACGAAGAGGCCAATAAAGCCCTTTTTTCATTGGATATTCCTCTGGTAAAGGAAACGCCTATCGTGTTTTGTGGTGTTATGCAGTATTCGAAAAAGTCGGGTTTTGATCAAGTGACGGGAGTTATTTGCGCTATTGATTATGAGCAATTATTTTTGTTAGGACGGAAATTATTCCCGGAGGCGCAAAAAGTTTACGTGTTTTCGGATCTGTCGGGAGCGGGGCGGGTGCATGAGGCTTTGGCTCGACAACAATTGTCCAAATATTGCGAGCGTTTTCCGATAATCTTTGCGGGAGACACCATTTCGAACGTGAATAGTTTTATAAAGGAGTTGCAAGAGGTTTATCCCCTTTCTTTTGTTATCCTGACCACGTGGCAACACGGTAAACGGGGCGTGTATCTCGATCCGGATATTTATTATTCCATGTATGCTCATGAATGTCCGGTCCCGATTTTTACGGTGATGGATAACGGTTTGGGAAAGGGAATTTTTGGGGGAATGGTGACATTTGCCGATCAGATGGGAGTCATGGCCGGAAAAATCGGGAAACGAATTTTGAATGGAGAGCAGGCGAAAGCGATTCCGATAGATACGGTTCGTCCTGTTCCGGTTTTTGATGAAAATCAATTGAAACGTTGGCAGGTGGAACGGAAGGATCTCCCGGGTAAAAGTTTGATTATTAATGAACGGGATGTCTTTTGGCGGACGTATGGGAATTACATTTGGATTGCGGGAGTTGTCTTTGTATTGTTATTACTGCTTGTCTTGGTCTTGGTGTTATCTCATTTGAGATATCGGGAAATGTTGCATCGAAGTGTTTTTTTAGAACAATCAGCCCTTCGGATGGCTGAAATGTTGAAAAAAAAGACCGAAATATTGTCTAATACCTTGTCTTCTATGAGTGAAGGCATTTTGGTGGTAGATAAGACGTTGCGAGTGATCGAGTTAAACCATGCTTCGGTGGTCGGTTTGGGATGTGAAGGGAACGTGATTGGTAAATCCTTGAAGGAGATTTGCGAGATCAACCGCGATCAAGTCGGGGATGGAATTGAAGATTTTGTACGGAAGGTGATGAGAGAGAACAAGCGTCGGGAGTTGGCATTGAATACGGTGTTAATTTCGTGTGGGGTTCCCGTGCAACAAGTGACAGGAAGCGTTTCTCCTTTATTGAATGAAAATGGAGACGTGAACGGGGCCGTGATCATGTTGCGCGATGTTACTCGGGAGTGGCAGCAACAAACTTTTTTGCGTATCTCGATAAATGCTTTGCAGGCTTACTCTTGGTGTTATGATATGGATAATAATATCATGACGATAGGAGAGAGTTTCTCGAAGGATGAGGCATTGAATCGGGATTTAAGTACAATTGAAAAATACATGGCTCATATCCATCCGGATGACCGGGGAGAATTGTTGACTTGTCTGAAAGGGATAGCCAAAGGGGAATTGAAAGAGTTTGTTGTTGTTTTCCGGGTGGATTATTTATATCCCGGGGAGTATCGCTGGTTGGAGAACCGGGGAGTGGTTGAGTCCGTGGAGATGAGTGATGGACGGAAAGCGAAATACGTGTACGGGATGGGAATAGATATCAACCGTTACAAGGTGGCAGAGGAAGAGATGGCAATAGCCATGGGTAAGGCAGAGGAATCCGATCGGTTGAAATCTGCTTTCGTGGCGAATATTTCGCACGAAATTCGGACACCTTTGAACAGCATCGTCGGTTTTGCCAATTTGATGGTGGAAGAAGGCATCTCCTCTGAGGAGAGAAAGTTGAGTAGTGATATGATCACGAATAATAGCTTGACATTGTTGGGGTTGCTGGATGATGTACTTGATTTATCCCGTTTGGAAGCCGGAATGGACAAGGTATTTTTTAGTGAGTGTGATTTGCATTTCTTGGTTCATTCCATGTTGGATATCGGCCACTTAAATATGGAGCAAGATGTTAAGTTGATAAATGAAGGGCCTCAAGAGGGATTATGGGTTATGACGGATGAGGTGAAATTGACAAAAGTATTTATGAATTTAATAGGGAATGCCAAGAAATTTACCACGCAAGGGCATATTGTCGTTGGTGCCAAGATTACTTCGGATGATGTATGGGTTGAGTGTTGGGTTAAAGATACGGGAATAGGTATTTCTCCGGAAAATCTGGAGCATATTTTTGATCGTTTTTATAAAGTGAATGAGTTTAAGCAGGGAACCGGGTTGGGACTTTCCATTTGTGGGGCTATTATTGAACTCCTAGAAGGTCAGATTTGGGTGGAGTCAGTTTTAGGCGAAGGAACTACGTTTTATTTTAGAATTCCTTATCAGAAGCCAAAGGAGGAGGGGATATGA
- a CDS encoding (Fe-S)-binding protein has protein sequence MTNNITNEQKAKALAIISNTNDSKLETHLNACVRCGLCASSCMYYLTMKEGKYIPARKVDLVSSIYRRYKTWQGAMFPSLFHARELNQETCDEMVDSLFGACTMCGRCVKHCSIGVDIPFLVKKGREMLAVMGLVPKTLQATVDAAVNTGNNMGIPTEEFVDTIQWMEEELQDELEDEKAGIFLDLPDKNVFYTLNPREPKFFPLSISAMAKVFYAAGEEWTLSSKYYDVTNYGYFNGNNEEATQIARNLYDEIHRLHGKRLVLGECGHGSRAMRWEGPNYLKTPYDFDTLTVVELIGEYIRSGRIKLDKTRNNKVVTIHDPCNLVRNGGLLDEIRFVVNAAAANVVEMTPYGTDNFCCGGGGGALAMSEYNERRLNIGKIKADQITATKAEIVVTPCHNCVDQLSQINHTYKLGITIKTVAELVADALVIES, from the coding sequence ATGACAAATAATATCACAAACGAACAAAAAGCCAAAGCCCTCGCCATTATCTCGAACACGAATGACAGCAAATTGGAAACTCACTTGAATGCCTGTGTTCGTTGCGGTTTGTGTGCATCCAGTTGCATGTACTACCTCACGATGAAAGAAGGCAAATACATCCCGGCACGAAAAGTAGACCTCGTCAGTTCCATTTACCGACGTTACAAAACATGGCAGGGAGCCATGTTCCCGTCACTATTTCATGCCCGGGAACTGAATCAAGAAACATGCGACGAAATGGTTGACTCCCTGTTCGGGGCTTGCACCATGTGCGGGCGCTGCGTAAAACACTGTTCGATCGGGGTGGACATTCCCTTCCTGGTAAAAAAAGGGCGCGAAATGCTTGCTGTCATGGGACTCGTTCCAAAAACACTCCAAGCAACCGTCGATGCGGCAGTCAACACCGGGAACAACATGGGTATTCCCACCGAAGAATTTGTTGACACGATACAATGGATGGAAGAGGAACTGCAAGACGAACTGGAAGACGAGAAAGCCGGCATCTTTCTTGATCTGCCCGACAAAAACGTCTTTTATACCTTGAACCCGCGGGAACCCAAATTCTTCCCTCTATCAATCTCTGCCATGGCAAAGGTGTTCTACGCCGCAGGAGAAGAGTGGACCCTCTCGTCCAAATACTACGACGTAACAAACTACGGGTATTTCAACGGCAACAATGAAGAGGCCACTCAAATCGCCCGCAATCTTTACGATGAAATTCACCGCCTACACGGCAAACGTCTTGTCCTCGGGGAATGCGGTCACGGCTCAAGAGCCATGCGCTGGGAAGGTCCCAATTACCTCAAGACTCCGTATGATTTTGACACGCTTACCGTGGTTGAACTCATCGGGGAATACATCCGAAGCGGCAGGATCAAGCTCGACAAAACACGGAACAACAAAGTCGTCACTATCCACGACCCGTGTAATTTGGTTCGTAACGGGGGACTTCTCGATGAAATCCGTTTCGTGGTCAACGCGGCTGCCGCAAACGTGGTGGAAATGACACCCTACGGCACGGACAACTTCTGCTGTGGCGGTGGTGGCGGGGCTCTCGCGATGAGCGAGTACAACGAACGTCGTCTGAACATCGGCAAAATCAAAGCCGATCAAATCACCGCGACAAAAGCCGAGATTGTCGTGACCCCATGCCACAATTGTGTAGACCAGCTATCTCAAATTAATCATACATACAAACTGGGTATCACCATAAAGACGGTGGCGGAATTGGTTGCAGATGCCCTGGTCATTGAAAGTTGA
- a CDS encoding FecR family protein, which yields MSEENFKIADIIFAYIKGTITESELEELTEWMNAAEDHRKLFQQIITSESYRDKDAVYRRFDSYYDFDRLWGTIRTRKRSMWKYVAAAAVIVLPLLVTFLLQMKQEGISSGKIALQPGKSLATLTLSDGSSKVLSPENFDLMDGSKRIVNDPGGLNYQVEDTSTCAETTYNEITVPRGGEYKVTLSDGTRIWVNSESYIRFPVVFQGDERRIWVAGEVFLEVAKDAERPFIVNTEKLDVKVLGTRFNVRAYPDEKCVQTTLVEGCVQVDNSRGEVAVLHPSEQLVYDVRDGNHEVREVDTELYVSWKDGVYVFVSQRLEDIMSLISKWYDVDVFYQNSAVKDMMFSGRLKRYENAEALLKVLERLGGVKFSVQGKTVVVEDE from the coding sequence ATGTCAGAAGAGAATTTCAAGATAGCGGATATTATTTTTGCCTACATCAAGGGAACGATTACCGAGAGCGAGCTGGAGGAACTAACGGAGTGGATGAATGCCGCGGAGGATCATCGGAAATTGTTTCAACAAATAATAACTTCGGAATCCTATCGGGATAAGGATGCCGTGTATCGGCGTTTTGATTCCTATTATGATTTTGACCGTTTGTGGGGTACGATTCGGACGAGGAAGCGAAGTATGTGGAAATATGTTGCTGCAGCTGCCGTTATTGTGCTGCCTTTGCTGGTCACGTTTTTATTACAAATGAAACAAGAGGGGATTTCTTCGGGGAAGATTGCTTTGCAACCGGGTAAATCATTGGCAACATTAACTTTATCGGATGGGAGTTCCAAAGTGTTGAGTCCTGAGAATTTTGATTTGATGGATGGTTCGAAACGAATTGTAAATGATCCGGGCGGGTTGAACTATCAAGTTGAAGACACGAGTACATGTGCCGAGACGACCTATAACGAGATAACGGTTCCCCGTGGCGGAGAATACAAGGTGACGCTGAGTGACGGAACGCGGATTTGGGTAAACTCGGAAAGTTACATTCGTTTCCCGGTTGTATTCCAAGGTGATGAACGTCGGATTTGGGTTGCCGGTGAGGTTTTCCTAGAGGTCGCGAAAGATGCTGAACGTCCTTTTATTGTTAACACGGAGAAGTTGGATGTTAAGGTTTTGGGGACACGGTTTAATGTCAGGGCTTATCCGGACGAGAAATGTGTTCAGACAACGCTTGTGGAGGGATGTGTGCAGGTGGATAACTCGCGGGGGGAAGTGGCGGTGTTGCATCCTTCTGAACAACTGGTGTATGATGTTCGGGATGGAAATCATGAAGTTCGCGAGGTGGATACCGAATTGTATGTCTCTTGGAAAGACGGGGTGTACGTGTTTGTTTCTCAACGGTTGGAAGATATCATGTCGTTGATATCGAAATGGTACGATGTTGACGTGTTTTACCAGAATTCTGCTGTAAAAGATATGATGTTTTCAGGGCGCTTGAAACGTTACGAGAACGCGGAAGCTTTGTTAAAAGTGCTCGAACGCTTGGGAGGAGTGAAATTCTCCGTTCAAGGCAAGACTGTTGTTGTCGAAGACGAGTAA
- a CDS encoding TusE/DsrC/DsvC family sulfur relay protein produces MATLEIHGKTFEVDGDGFLTDPSIWNEDVAKLFAEADGITELNDKHWAIIKIIRDNFEEKGNAPMVRTICKETGLKLKDIYELFPLGPARGACRVAGLPKPDGCV; encoded by the coding sequence ATGGCAACACTAGAAATTCATGGAAAGACGTTCGAAGTTGATGGCGACGGTTTCCTCACCGATCCCTCCATCTGGAATGAAGACGTGGCAAAACTCTTTGCAGAGGCAGATGGAATCACGGAATTAAACGACAAACATTGGGCAATTATCAAAATTATTCGTGATAATTTTGAAGAAAAGGGGAATGCCCCGATGGTACGTACCATCTGCAAAGAAACAGGACTAAAATTGAAAGACATTTATGAATTGTTCCCATTAGGACCAGCCCGAGGAGCGTGTCGGGTGGCCGGGTTACCGAAACCCGACGGGTGCGTCTAA